AGGATGTCGTCATCGGTGTCCAATTCCAAGAGGTTGCACGGACCAGTAGCGGATGGTGTTGACAGTCTCAGTAGCCTTGCTGACCCGCTGCTCCATCTCGTGATGTCCTTCCTGCCAATGCCAGAAGTCGTCCGCAAATGCTTGCTCTCCCCAAGGTGGCATGATCTCTGGGCCTCCATGCCCTTCATCCACCTAGACTACAAGGACTTTATGGATGGTGATTATGACTGGGAGAAGAGAATGGCGGATCGGAATAGGCTGCAGAAGTTTGGGGACCAGTTGCTACTCTTGCGTGATGGCACTCTACCCTTGGATGAGGCTCGGATCTTCTTCAGAGGTGGTGATTTTGCTAACAAATGTGATACGTGGATTCGGCACATCAGGCATAAAGCTCGTTTGCTTCATGTTTATTGTTCTAGTGTCATCACAACAATATTCGACAACAGGTCAATGTTTCATTCTCAGCACCTGAGAAGAATCAAGCTCCAAGAGGTTAGTTCGGATGACAGATTTTTCAGGCCGCTGAATTTTGACTTCCATGTGCTTGAACATATAGAGCTGGAGCATTGCAATGTCTGGGACCCGCAGCAAATGTCATCAAGGTTTCTTAAGACTATACACATATCCTTCTGTCATTTCAACCAAGGTCTCAAGATTTGTGCTCCAAACGTAAACCATCTGTCTATCCTCGATCCAACATTCCGTTATTCAAATGGATGTTTTCTAGTAACCAGGGATTTTCATTCTCTAGTTACAACTTCAATAAGTCTAAGATCTGGTGTCCTCCAAGGCAATCGAGGCAAAATATTGAATTATGGTATACTCCATGGCCTCTCACATGTCACAACCTTGGATTTGTATGCACCATTATCTGAGGTACGAGTGATTGGGCTGTTCTCTTTTCACGTTTATGTGACATGCTAGTTTAGCTGAATATTATTTATTGCGTTGCTAGATTTTCTAGTATTAGCTACCTCTTGATATCAATGTATTGATTCTCATACGAAAATCATGTAGATTTGAGTGAGCTAGGTtgaagaaaagagagagagagagagaggcagagGCGATGAATGGGGAATTTTCTGGATCTCATCTGGATCCATCTCTCTATTCTCTATCTATATTATCTGTTCATTTTACA
The Aegilops tauschii subsp. strangulata cultivar AL8/78 chromosome 3, Aet v6.0, whole genome shotgun sequence genome window above contains:
- the LOC109784611 gene encoding putative F-box/LRR-repeat protein At5g38386, whose translation is MSSSVSNSKRLHGPVADGVDSLSSLADPLLHLVMSFLPMPEVVRKCLLSPRWHDLWASMPFIHLDYKDFMDGDYDWEKRMADRNRLQKFGDQLLLLRDGTLPLDEARIFFRGGDFANKCDTWIRHIRHKARLLHVYCSSVITTIFDNRSMFHSQHLRRIKLQEVSSDDRFFRPLNFDFHVLEHIELEHCNVWDPQQMSSRFE